The Syntrophorhabdaceae bacterium genome includes a window with the following:
- a CDS encoding DnaB-like helicase C-terminal domain-containing protein, giving the protein MALAEQIEREQALVKYDGEDRVLPAVEVLKLYRAEVPKGEKIMSKIPTLDRVLDGFYPGQLIVISGVTGHGKTTIAQTFTKNMSEQLVYPLWFSYEVGTDDFLSTFSDDHQKYIYMPAKLKGNTLKWLEDRILESKLKYRTQAVFIDHIHYLVTMSPKQNMSYIIGETVRGLKQLCIKHNIVIFLIAHMTKTRPEEEPGLGHTRDSSFIEQEADSVLYVWRHVKDRWITILKVAKNRKRGIIDDRIALILRDGKYEETTAMEE; this is encoded by the coding sequence ATGGCATTGGCTGAACAGATCGAACGGGAACAAGCTCTCGTCAAGTATGACGGTGAAGATCGGGTATTGCCGGCCGTAGAAGTGTTGAAGCTCTACCGGGCCGAGGTGCCGAAGGGTGAAAAGATCATGTCGAAGATCCCCACGCTTGACCGCGTACTCGACGGCTTCTACCCCGGGCAGCTTATTGTAATATCAGGTGTTACGGGCCACGGCAAGACGACAATAGCGCAGACCTTCACCAAAAATATGTCGGAGCAGCTTGTTTATCCCCTGTGGTTCTCCTACGAGGTGGGGACCGACGACTTCCTTTCGACCTTCAGCGATGATCACCAGAAGTATATCTACATGCCCGCGAAGCTCAAGGGCAATACCCTGAAATGGCTGGAGGACCGCATCCTTGAGTCTAAACTCAAATACCGCACACAGGCGGTTTTTATAGATCATATTCATTACCTTGTCACGATGAGCCCGAAACAGAACATGAGCTACATCATAGGCGAAACCGTCCGGGGATTGAAGCAGCTCTGCATCAAGCACAATATCGTGATTTTTCTTATAGCGCACATGACAAAAACGAGACCCGAAGAAGAGCCCGGTCTCGGTCATACCCGCGATTCATCGTTCATCGAGCAGGAGGCCGATTCAGTGCTTTATGTCTGGCGACACGTAAAGGACCGCTGGATCACCATTCTCAAAGTTGCCAAAAACAGAAAACGCGGCATCATCGACGACCGCATAGCCCTGATCCTGAGGGACGGGAAGTATGAAGAAACGACCGCGATGGAGGAATGA
- a CDS encoding CHC2 zinc finger domain-containing protein — MFESIAEILDDFKVGIVPLTREKIRQHVAEYPEEFKNGARVEYLKECMEGMVEKALYLMADYEKLSKTDDVDTRLFVGDQLLGTVKTISKLQDEIYFRRHPANKQKQEITDDDIRRAKEYPFEELYEFKRGMALCPFHDDRQPSFSLHNNRATCFGACGKTWDTIAFVMEREGLSFIDAVKRLR; from the coding sequence ATGTTTGAAAGCATAGCGGAAATACTCGACGATTTCAAGGTAGGTATTGTGCCATTAACCCGTGAGAAGATCAGACAGCACGTAGCGGAATATCCCGAAGAATTTAAGAACGGCGCCCGTGTCGAATATCTCAAGGAATGCATGGAAGGCATGGTTGAAAAGGCGCTTTACCTCATGGCCGATTATGAGAAGTTATCAAAGACCGACGATGTAGATACGCGCCTGTTCGTCGGTGACCAGCTTCTCGGGACCGTCAAGACGATCAGCAAGCTCCAGGATGAGATATATTTCAGGCGGCATCCCGCGAACAAGCAGAAGCAGGAGATCACAGACGACGACATACGACGCGCAAAGGAATACCCCTTCGAGGAGCTTTACGAGTTCAAGCGCGGGATGGCATTGTGTCCCTTCCATGATGACAGGCAGCCGTCATTTTCCCTGCACAATAACCGAGCAACGTGCTTCGGCGCCTGTGGTAAGACATGGGACACCATCGCCTTTGTGATGGAGAGAGAAGGATTGAGTTTCATTGATGCAGTAAAACGATTGAGATAA